The DNA segment ACACTATAGGAAACTGCCGAGGTTGCTTTGTTCAGCTCTTCTGCCGCTTTGGCAAAGCTTCCGCGCCGATCAATGCTATCCAGAGTTTCCAGTACTTCGATGCTAATCGGATTTTTCTTGCTCATAACCACACTATCCCACTAATCAGTCCCAACCATCTGCCACCACAAGCTATTGTTCTATATTTTAGAACATTCTGGACAAATTATACCCCTTATTTGATTTTCCCCTGTCGTTACAATAGCACCATCAACTCAACAAATACCCAGGAGCAATACCATGAAAGCATTATTAGACACTGCAATTTCCACTAAATCTGGCTTTGACACCCTACCCGTACGTATCGGCGCAGGCGTAATTTTTGCTGCCCACGGCGCCCAGAAACTGTTCGGATGGTTTGGTGGTTATGGCCTTGAAGGTACCGCAGGCTGGATGGATTCCATTGGCCTGGGTCCCGGCATGTTGATGGCTACACTGGCAGGCAGTGCTGAATTTTTCGGTGGACTGTTGTTAATTCTGGGCTTGCTGGTTCGCCCAACAGCGTTGGTGTTAGCGTTTACCATGGCCGTTGCCATTGTCTCTGTTCACCTGAGTAATGGGCTGTTTATCAGTAATAACGGTTATGAGTTTGGCCTTGCCTTACTGGTGATCACTTTGGGGCTGGCAGTTCGCGGCGCTGGTAGCCTGAGTGCCGACCAGCAACTAGCCAGCAAACTGTAGAGAGGAAGCGACCATGAGAACATTACAGCAGGTATTTAGTGCCAGCCCTGCCAGTGACGGTGATGGCGTAAAAATCCATCGCCTTGCTGGCACAAAGCTGCAGGCAGTATTAAATCCGTATTTAATGATTGATGAAATTAACTCAGACAGTAACAGCGATTTTATCGGCGGTTTTCCAGAGCACCCCCATCGCGGCTTTGAGACAATTAGCTATATCAAAGCTGGGCGCATGCGCCACCGCGACCATATGGGTAATGAAGGTGTGATTGGCGCAGGCGATGTACAATGGATGACCGCCGGGGCAGGCGTTTTGCATTCAGAGATGCCTGAACAGGAGGATGGACGACTGCACGGTTTCCAGATTTGGCTAAATTTACCCGCAGCAGAAAAGATGAAGCCTGC comes from the Oceanicoccus sagamiensis genome and includes:
- a CDS encoding DoxX family protein, whose translation is MKALLDTAISTKSGFDTLPVRIGAGVIFAAHGAQKLFGWFGGYGLEGTAGWMDSIGLGPGMLMATLAGSAEFFGGLLLILGLLVRPTALVLAFTMAVAIVSVHLSNGLFISNNGYEFGLALLVITLGLAVRGAGSLSADQQLASKL